From a region of the Candidatus Sulfotelmatobacter sp. genome:
- a CDS encoding ABC transporter permease, which yields MSLRTLLRIAWEALVRNRVRSALTILGVIIGVAAVVVTVSIGAGARASVQASITGLGSNLIIVIPGNVTLSGVRTGTGAASTLTPDDGLAIAKLPHVAAVSPGVGIRTQVIAGENNWSTTILGAAPTYTYIRQWSLSAGSFFTDTDVAQSAKVCVLGQTVVDNVFPGASPIGKTVLIRNVPFTVIGVLSVRGQSASGQDQDDTIILPYTSAMQRLTGTIFVSAIAVSADDADTIAPVETEITRLLEQRHRIVGDEQDDFNVRSLQDIANAAAATTAVMEYLLAGVAAVSLLVGGIGIMNIMLVSVTERTREIGLRIAVGARGSAILEQFLIEAVVLASVGGAIGIALGVAGAAAVATFGHWPMLVPLDAVLLAFAFSALTGVFFGYYPASKAAHLNPIEALRFE from the coding sequence ATGAGCTTGCGTACCTTGCTGCGCATCGCGTGGGAGGCGCTGGTGCGCAACCGCGTCCGGTCCGCCTTGACGATACTCGGCGTGATCATCGGCGTCGCCGCCGTCGTCGTCACGGTGTCGATCGGCGCCGGGGCGCGGGCCTCGGTGCAGGCGTCGATCACCGGCTTGGGGAGCAATCTCATCATCGTCATTCCCGGCAACGTCACGCTGAGCGGCGTGCGGACGGGGACCGGCGCCGCCTCGACGCTCACCCCGGACGACGGGCTCGCGATCGCGAAGCTGCCGCACGTCGCAGCCGTCTCGCCGGGCGTCGGCATCCGCACGCAGGTGATCGCCGGCGAGAACAACTGGTCGACCACCATCCTCGGCGCCGCGCCCACGTACACGTACATCCGCCAATGGAGCCTTTCCGCCGGCTCCTTCTTCACCGACACCGACGTTGCGCAGTCGGCCAAGGTCTGCGTCCTGGGCCAGACCGTCGTCGACAACGTGTTCCCCGGCGCCTCGCCGATCGGTAAGACCGTGCTGATCCGCAACGTCCCGTTCACGGTGATCGGCGTGCTTTCCGTACGCGGCCAGAGCGCCTCCGGCCAAGATCAGGACGACACGATCATCCTGCCGTACACCTCCGCGATGCAGCGCCTGACCGGGACGATCTTCGTCAGCGCCATCGCGGTGTCGGCCGACGACGCGGATACGATCGCACCCGTCGAGACCGAGATCACGCGGCTGCTCGAGCAGCGTCACCGGATCGTCGGCGACGAGCAAGACGACTTCAACGTGCGCAGCCTGCAGGACATCGCCAACGCCGCTGCCGCGACGACCGCCGTGATGGAGTATCTGCTGGCCGGCGTCGCCGCCGTCTCGCTCCTGGTGGGCGGAATCGGGATCATGAACATCATGCTCGTCTCGGTCACCGAACGGACCCGCGAGATCGGCCTGCGCATCGCGGTCGGCGCGCGCGGGAGCGCGATCCTCGAGCAATTCCTGATCGAAGCGGTGGTGCTGGCCAGCGTGGGCGGCGCGATCGGGATCGCGCTCGGCGTCGCCGGCGCGGCGGCGGTGGCGACCTTCGGCCACTGGCCGATGCTCGTCCCGCTCGACGCCGTCTTGCTGGCCTTCGCGTTCTCCGCGCTCACCGGCGTCTTCTTCGGCTACTATCCGGCCTCGAAGGCCGCTCACCTCAACCCGATCGAGGCTCTGCGATTCGAATGA
- a CDS encoding ABC transporter ATP-binding protein yields the protein MSDAVPVVRLERLRKLYQLADQPTVALAGVDLTIERGEFVAIMGASGSGKSTLLHLIGLLDRPTSGRYWFEGNDVARLDADALADLRSRRLGFVFQSYNLLPRTSAIENVELPMLYAGVPDDERRERARSALAIVGIAELAQHESNQMSGGQQQRVAIARALVNDPGLILADEPTGALDTTSSHEITQLFRRLNAEHGMTILMVTHEPDVGRAAQRIVTMRDGAIVSDAPVAEALPV from the coding sequence ATGAGCGACGCGGTCCCGGTCGTCCGCCTGGAACGGCTGCGCAAGCTGTATCAGCTGGCCGATCAGCCGACGGTCGCGCTGGCCGGCGTCGACCTGACCATCGAGCGCGGCGAGTTCGTCGCGATCATGGGCGCCTCCGGCTCGGGCAAATCGACGCTGCTGCACCTGATCGGCCTGCTCGACCGCCCCACCTCCGGGCGCTATTGGTTCGAAGGCAATGACGTCGCGCGCCTCGACGCCGACGCGCTGGCGGACCTGCGCTCGCGCCGACTGGGCTTCGTCTTCCAATCCTACAACCTGCTCCCGCGCACCAGCGCGATCGAGAACGTCGAGCTCCCGATGCTCTACGCGGGCGTCCCCGACGACGAGCGGCGCGAACGCGCGCGCAGCGCGCTCGCCATCGTCGGGATCGCCGAGCTGGCGCAGCACGAGTCCAACCAGATGTCGGGCGGTCAGCAGCAGCGGGTCGCGATCGCGCGCGCGCTCGTGAACGATCCCGGCCTGATCCTCGCCGACGAGCCGACGGGCGCGCTCGACACCACATCGTCACACGAGATCACCCAGCTCTTCCGCCGCCTCAACGCCGAGCACGGGATGACGATCCTGATGGTGACGCACGAGCCCGACGTGGGCCGTGCCGCCCAGCGGATCGTGACCATGCGCGACGGCGCGATCGTCTCCGACGCGCCGGTCGCGGAGGCGCTGCCGGTATGA
- a CDS encoding efflux RND transporter periplasmic adaptor subunit yields MHLTVAPAQPGLSPLPPPPPPRSRRRPLLLWAGLALLLALAALALVLRLRGGRAVGYFTAPVTRGSLVQTVTAEGTVNPQNLILVGTQVSGTIAELDVDYNSQVRAGQVMAKIDPTTFRDAYDQASAAQTQSQRQFAAGVATAQSARQTFVAAGRNAAADRAALASAVAQVGKAKAALDFANLTVRRDRALLARGYIAQNQTDADVSAAVAAQAAYAAARLAVEQARAQLAAQEATAAAGDAQARSADASASAAAAAVDVERAQVAQADYNVRQSVITSPVNGTVIARNISIGQTVAASFQTPTLFSIAQDLSKMEVDIAVGEPDVGGIRAGAIADFTVLAYPNRTFHGVVYQVRQNPTTVNNVVTYDTVVYVDNRDGALYPGMTANATIHVASVTGALIVPLEALQWAPPAGGTQHPSTASTSPWGTTMASVTRTVVAGRTGRVFVLRAGQPQLVPVRIVLVSETQAAVTPLRGALNAGDPLIVADASERAASATPAPASALTRTSSSLTSAGARR; encoded by the coding sequence ATGCACCTGACCGTCGCGCCCGCGCAGCCCGGGCTCTCACCGCTTCCGCCGCCACCGCCGCCGCGCTCGCGCCGGCGCCCGTTGCTGCTGTGGGCCGGGCTCGCGCTGTTGCTGGCGCTGGCGGCGCTGGCGCTGGTCCTGCGGCTGCGCGGCGGCCGCGCCGTCGGCTACTTCACCGCCCCGGTCACACGCGGCAGCCTCGTGCAGACGGTTACGGCCGAAGGCACCGTCAATCCGCAGAACTTGATCCTGGTCGGCACCCAAGTCTCCGGGACGATCGCCGAGCTGGACGTCGACTACAACTCGCAGGTCCGGGCCGGCCAGGTGATGGCGAAGATCGACCCGACGACCTTCCGCGATGCGTACGACCAGGCCAGCGCGGCGCAGACGCAGTCCCAGCGTCAGTTCGCAGCCGGCGTCGCCACGGCGCAGAGCGCGCGGCAGACCTTCGTCGCCGCCGGCCGGAACGCGGCCGCCGACCGCGCCGCGCTCGCGTCCGCGGTCGCGCAGGTCGGGAAGGCCAAAGCCGCGCTCGACTTCGCGAACCTCACCGTTCGACGCGACCGCGCCCTGCTCGCGCGCGGCTACATCGCACAAAACCAGACCGACGCCGACGTCTCGGCCGCGGTCGCCGCCCAGGCCGCCTACGCGGCGGCGCGCTTGGCGGTCGAGCAGGCTCGCGCGCAGCTCGCCGCGCAAGAGGCGACCGCCGCCGCCGGCGACGCCCAGGCCCGCAGCGCCGACGCGAGCGCGAGCGCCGCCGCCGCGGCCGTCGACGTCGAGCGCGCGCAGGTCGCGCAAGCCGACTACAACGTCCGCCAAAGCGTGATCACCTCACCGGTGAACGGCACGGTCATCGCGCGCAACATCTCGATCGGACAAACGGTCGCGGCGAGCTTCCAAACGCCGACGCTGTTCTCGATCGCACAAGACCTCTCGAAGATGGAGGTCGACATCGCCGTCGGCGAGCCGGACGTCGGCGGCATCCGCGCCGGCGCGATCGCCGACTTCACCGTGCTGGCCTATCCGAACCGCACCTTCCACGGCGTCGTCTACCAGGTGCGACAGAACCCGACGACCGTCAACAACGTCGTCACCTACGACACCGTCGTCTACGTCGACAACCGCGACGGCGCGCTCTATCCGGGCATGACGGCCAACGCGACCATTCACGTCGCGAGCGTGACGGGCGCGCTGATCGTGCCGCTCGAGGCGCTGCAGTGGGCGCCCCCGGCCGGCGGCACGCAGCATCCCTCGACGGCGTCGACCTCGCCGTGGGGCACCACGATGGCGTCCGTCACGCGCACGGTCGTCGCCGGGCGCACCGGCCGCGTCTTCGTGCTCCGCGCGGGTCAACCGCAGCTCGTGCCGGTACGCATCGTCCTCGTCAGCGAGACGCAAGCGGCGGTCACGCCCCTGCGCGGCGCGTTGAACGCCGGCGACCCGCTGATCGTCGCCGACGCGAGCGAACGCGCCGCGTCCGCGACGCCGGCGCCGGCCTCGGCACTGACGCGAACGTCGAGCTCGCTGACCAGCGCCGGCGCGCGGCGATGA
- a CDS encoding amidohydrolase family protein — MPVGGPSGRLDVHHHFAPPPYVEEMERRNVPLQPVLRNWTVDRSLADMARGGVTSAVLSITAPGFFFGDASAAGALVRTCNEAGAALTRSHPGVLGLFAAVPMPDVEGTLAEIAYALDALHADGIALFTSYGRRWLGDASFAPVLAELDRRGVVAFVHPIGNACCTGLVPGVPDSVVEYGTDTSRTIASLLFGGAAARYRRIRFIFCHAGGSMPFMIERFAMLGASPAMHGALPFGAQHELVRFFYDTAQSSNLGAMSSLRQLVPPAQILFGTDYPFRSAGEYVGALERCGFDAAALAQIGRGNAERLMPSLRAG, encoded by the coding sequence ATGCCGGTCGGCGGTCCGAGCGGGCGGCTCGACGTTCACCATCATTTCGCTCCGCCTCCGTACGTCGAGGAGATGGAGCGACGCAACGTGCCGCTCCAGCCGGTGCTGCGGAACTGGACCGTGGACCGCTCGCTCGCCGACATGGCGCGCGGCGGCGTCACGTCGGCGGTCCTCTCGATCACGGCACCCGGCTTCTTCTTCGGCGACGCATCCGCGGCGGGCGCGCTGGTCCGCACCTGCAACGAGGCCGGTGCCGCGCTGACCCGCTCGCACCCGGGCGTGCTGGGGCTGTTCGCCGCCGTTCCGATGCCCGACGTCGAGGGAACGCTGGCCGAGATCGCCTACGCGCTCGACGCGCTCCATGCCGACGGGATCGCGCTGTTCACCAGCTACGGGCGGCGCTGGCTCGGCGATGCGTCCTTCGCACCGGTGCTGGCGGAACTGGACCGGCGCGGAGTCGTGGCGTTCGTGCACCCGATCGGCAACGCGTGCTGTACGGGACTCGTGCCGGGCGTCCCCGACAGCGTCGTCGAGTACGGGACCGACACCAGCCGCACGATCGCGAGCTTGCTCTTCGGGGGGGCTGCCGCGCGATACCGCCGCATTCGCTTCATCTTCTGCCACGCCGGCGGCTCGATGCCGTTCATGATCGAGCGCTTCGCGATGCTGGGCGCCAGTCCGGCGATGCACGGCGCGCTGCCGTTCGGCGCGCAGCACGAGCTGGTGCGCTTCTTCTACGACACCGCGCAGTCGTCGAACTTGGGCGCGATGTCCTCGCTGCGCCAGCTCGTGCCGCCGGCGCAGATCCTGTTCGGGACGGACTATCCGTTCCGCAGCGCGGGCGAATACGTCGGTGCGCTCGAGCGCTGCGGCTTCGATGCTGCGGCGCTGGCGCAGATCGGCCGCGGCAACGCCGAGAGGCTGATGCCCTCCCTGCGCGCCGGCTAG
- a CDS encoding universal stress protein: MRPAFSRLTVPVDGTASSGEGVRFALELAAGGGSVTFCHAVDPSESLLPLAEGAGAGFDPLVETLREEGQFYCDAACAMARKRGIGAEAYVVVGSRERVVEDVVRGTRSEAIVIGTHARTGLAHTLLGSFAEGLMRRSDVPVIACHVGDASGRGPVVVAIDGSLPARAALETAIAIARARNVALRLIMVVEPGLPPGIGSETLAVAKRHVYDDGVPCTTIVRSGDPGEQIVAESRSCDASLIVTGTNGRAAMPRFFLGSVAADLLQRAHVPVVVVRAPLGVHAGGATGEVTRTR; this comes from the coding sequence ATGAGGCCTGCATTTTCGCGCCTCACCGTCCCCGTCGACGGGACGGCCTCGTCGGGCGAAGGAGTGCGCTTCGCTCTCGAGCTTGCCGCAGGCGGCGGTTCGGTGACCTTCTGTCACGCCGTCGACCCGTCCGAGAGCCTGTTGCCGCTCGCCGAGGGCGCCGGCGCCGGCTTCGACCCGCTGGTCGAAACGCTGCGCGAGGAGGGGCAATTCTACTGCGACGCCGCTTGCGCGATGGCGCGCAAGCGCGGTATCGGCGCCGAGGCATACGTCGTGGTCGGATCGCGCGAACGCGTGGTCGAGGACGTCGTGCGCGGCACGCGGAGCGAGGCGATCGTCATCGGGACGCACGCGCGCACGGGTCTCGCGCACACGCTGCTGGGCAGCTTTGCCGAAGGGCTGATGCGGCGCAGCGACGTCCCCGTCATCGCCTGCCACGTCGGCGATGCGTCGGGACGCGGACCGGTCGTCGTCGCGATCGACGGCTCACTGCCGGCGCGCGCGGCACTCGAAACCGCGATCGCGATTGCGCGCGCACGGAACGTCGCGCTGCGACTGATCATGGTCGTCGAACCGGGGCTGCCGCCCGGCATCGGCAGCGAGACCCTGGCCGTCGCGAAGCGCCACGTCTACGACGACGGCGTCCCGTGCACGACCATCGTGCGCAGCGGCGATCCGGGTGAGCAGATCGTCGCCGAGAGCCGGAGCTGCGATGCGTCGCTGATCGTCACCGGCACCAACGGACGGGCGGCGATGCCGCGCTTTTTCTTGGGCAGTGTGGCGGCCGATCTGCTCCAGCGCGCGCACGTCCCGGTGGTGGTGGTGCGGGCGCCGCTCGGCGTCCACGCGGGCGGCGCGACCGGCGAGGTGACGCGCACGCGGTAG
- a CDS encoding BON domain-containing protein, with amino-acid sequence MKAARRSSFRFVRPPAHRPSRRVHRLFQAEREHRGTARALDEEDVSTMDSDTTLQRDVIDALALDPSIDAARIGVIAKNGIVTLTGTVASYAQKLAAEAACRRVSGLDGIADELTVDLPVLHRRSDADIARSAADALAYDVTIPADSVVVTVTNGWLTLSGVVDWHYQKDNAAHDVRRMVGVRGVANEILVQEDRSTPRLRDDLRGAFANRSGAGSRVTP; translated from the coding sequence GTGAAGGCCGCGCGAAGGTCGTCGTTCCGTTTCGTCCGCCCGCCCGCGCACCGGCCTTCACGCCGCGTTCATCGGCTCTTCCAAGCGGAGCGAGAGCATCGTGGCACAGCTCGAGCTCTCGACGAGGAGGATGTTTCGACGATGGACAGCGACACCACGTTGCAGCGAGACGTGATCGACGCGCTGGCGCTCGATCCCAGCATCGACGCCGCCCGTATCGGCGTCATCGCCAAGAACGGGATCGTGACCCTGACCGGGACCGTCGCCAGCTACGCGCAAAAGCTCGCCGCGGAGGCGGCGTGCCGGCGCGTCAGCGGCCTGGACGGCATCGCCGATGAGCTGACGGTCGACCTTCCCGTACTGCACCGGCGCTCCGACGCCGACATCGCGCGCAGCGCCGCCGACGCGCTGGCCTACGACGTCACGATCCCCGCCGACAGCGTCGTCGTCACCGTTACCAATGGCTGGCTGACGCTCTCGGGCGTGGTCGACTGGCACTACCAGAAGGACAACGCCGCGCACGACGTGCGGCGGATGGTGGGCGTGCGCGGCGTCGCCAACGAGATTCTGGTCCAGGAAGACCGGTCCACCCCGCGGCTGCGTGACGACCTTCGAGGCGCCTTCGCGAACCGTTCCGGCGCCGGGTCTCGCGTGACGCCATGA
- a CDS encoding DNA-formamidopyrimidine glycosylase family protein, which yields MPELPDVEAYISALEPRIVGRPLERVRLANPFLLRTADPPIGAVDGRTVRALRRVGKRIAIGLEGDLWLVLHLMIAGRLHWRAAGAKLAGRNALAAFDFPDGSLVLTEAGTKRRASLYLVRGVEALEALDPGGIDVFAADLPAFRAALTRENRTLKRALTDPRFLSGIGNAYSDEILHAARLSPIALTRALSDPEWQRLYDATRATLRAWTEKFKAEARDGFPEKVTAFRDDMAVHGRYGRPCPVCGEPIQRIRYADNETNYCANCQTGRRVLADRSLSRLLGRDWPRTLDELETVKRGS from the coding sequence ATGCCGGAGCTGCCCGACGTCGAGGCGTACATCAGCGCGCTGGAGCCGCGCATCGTCGGCCGGCCGCTCGAGCGCGTCCGGCTGGCCAACCCGTTTCTGCTGCGCACCGCCGATCCGCCGATCGGCGCCGTCGACGGCCGCACCGTGCGCGCGCTGCGCCGGGTCGGCAAGCGCATCGCGATCGGTTTGGAGGGCGACCTGTGGCTGGTGCTCCACCTCATGATCGCAGGCCGGCTGCACTGGCGCGCGGCGGGCGCGAAGCTGGCCGGCCGCAACGCGTTGGCGGCGTTCGACTTTCCCGACGGCTCGCTGGTGCTGACCGAAGCCGGGACGAAGCGCCGCGCCTCGCTGTACCTGGTGCGCGGCGTGGAGGCGCTCGAAGCGCTCGATCCGGGCGGGATCGACGTCTTCGCCGCCGACTTGCCCGCCTTTCGCGCCGCGCTCACACGCGAGAACCGCACCCTCAAGCGCGCGCTCACCGATCCGCGCTTCCTGAGCGGGATCGGCAACGCGTACTCCGACGAGATCCTGCACGCCGCGCGCCTCTCGCCGATCGCGCTCACGCGCGCGTTGAGCGATCCGGAGTGGCAGCGCCTCTACGACGCGACGCGCGCGACGCTGCGCGCGTGGACCGAGAAGTTCAAGGCCGAAGCGCGGGACGGTTTCCCCGAGAAGGTGACGGCGTTTCGCGACGACATGGCCGTGCACGGCCGCTACGGCCGGCCGTGCCCGGTTTGCGGCGAGCCGATCCAGCGCATCCGCTACGCGGACAACGAGACCAACTACTGTGCCAACTGCCAGACCGGCCGGCGCGTGCTGGCCGATCGCAGCCTCTCGCGTCTGCTCGGCCGCGACTGGCCGCGCACGCTGGACGAGCTCGAGACGGTCAAGCGCGGCTCGTGA
- a CDS encoding helicase-related protein — MSVDEHDPHRAAAAARASLKRAVKRLGWVLVDAATVEVRVERAVTVGSRTIVVRGRVPIDVPAELTPEAAAAAVAPLVDPTVAQFAHAMRRAVGTILTDPDDVTQTRTFDRPSFFSALEEARRFLLDAWRALENRRVDERVEAELGLRFYLEGLGGAERTLEYFVGPTNSGKTHAALELLAAAESGMYLAPLRLLALEVYERLIEWGGRASLVTGEERILEAGARHVSSTVEMVDLTREVEVAVVDEVQLLADEQRGWAWTLAIAAVRAKHVILCGSEDGLRAATRLAERLGTTIAVRRFERKNPLRVVPAAGVSGLQPGDAVIAFSRRAVIEYQQQVVRAGLGSAVIYGSLSPGVRRREAERFRTGAAQVVVATDAIGLGLNLPIRRVVFAAVRKFDGVATRNLTAAEIRQIAGRAGRYGLHEEGLVTALDARDVGLIRRAVEGRAPEAPDGPLWISPTDEHLRRLGAIIGTTRVSRLLDFFRTRVLANDAQLRIADVSAQIDVALALELADGFLALPFETRAVYSRAPVSTRGPSLDVLARWGAAHAREGVVAGDELARLGGRDRLMIDEDRSRLATLYLWLAQRFPDVYVNAHFIAELRDEADAGIQATLRARGSHAPHATVPPPRRTIVRRPPRPSYPKPRRRH, encoded by the coding sequence TTGAGCGTCGACGAGCACGATCCGCATCGCGCGGCCGCTGCGGCGCGCGCGTCGCTCAAGCGCGCCGTCAAACGGTTGGGCTGGGTGCTGGTCGACGCGGCGACGGTCGAGGTGCGCGTCGAGCGCGCGGTCACGGTCGGCTCGCGCACGATCGTCGTTCGCGGCCGCGTGCCGATCGACGTCCCGGCCGAGTTGACGCCGGAGGCCGCCGCGGCCGCCGTCGCACCCCTGGTCGACCCGACGGTCGCGCAGTTCGCGCACGCGATGCGGCGTGCGGTCGGTACGATCCTCACCGACCCCGACGACGTTACGCAGACGCGCACGTTCGATCGGCCCTCGTTCTTCTCGGCGCTCGAAGAGGCGCGGCGTTTTCTGCTCGACGCCTGGCGCGCGCTCGAGAACCGGCGCGTCGACGAGCGCGTCGAGGCCGAGCTCGGGCTGCGCTTCTACCTCGAGGGCCTGGGCGGCGCGGAACGCACGCTCGAGTATTTCGTCGGCCCGACCAACTCGGGCAAGACGCACGCCGCGCTCGAGCTGCTGGCGGCCGCTGAGAGCGGGATGTATCTGGCTCCCTTGCGACTGTTGGCACTCGAGGTCTACGAGCGCCTGATCGAGTGGGGCGGGCGCGCGTCCCTCGTCACCGGTGAGGAGCGCATCCTCGAAGCCGGCGCGCGCCACGTCAGCTCGACGGTCGAGATGGTCGATCTGACGCGCGAGGTCGAGGTCGCGGTCGTCGACGAGGTCCAGCTGCTGGCGGACGAGCAGCGCGGCTGGGCTTGGACGCTCGCGATCGCCGCGGTCCGCGCCAAGCACGTCATCCTGTGCGGCTCGGAAGACGGGCTGCGCGCCGCGACGCGTTTGGCCGAGCGGCTCGGTACGACGATCGCGGTGCGGCGCTTCGAACGCAAGAACCCGCTACGCGTCGTGCCGGCGGCGGGGGTGAGCGGCTTGCAGCCGGGCGACGCCGTGATCGCGTTCTCGCGGCGCGCCGTCATCGAGTATCAGCAGCAGGTCGTGCGCGCGGGCCTGGGGTCGGCGGTGATCTACGGCTCGCTCTCGCCCGGTGTGCGCCGTCGCGAAGCGGAGCGGTTTCGCACCGGCGCAGCGCAGGTCGTCGTCGCGACCGATGCGATCGGCCTGGGCCTGAACCTGCCGATTCGGCGCGTCGTCTTCGCGGCGGTGCGCAAGTTCGACGGCGTCGCGACGCGGAACCTCACCGCCGCCGAGATCCGCCAGATCGCCGGCCGCGCCGGCCGCTACGGGTTGCACGAGGAAGGGCTGGTGACCGCGCTCGACGCGCGCGACGTCGGCCTGATTCGCCGCGCGGTCGAAGGACGTGCGCCGGAGGCGCCGGACGGTCCGCTCTGGATCTCGCCGACCGACGAGCACCTGCGGCGACTCGGAGCGATCATCGGCACGACGCGGGTCAGCCGCCTGCTGGACTTCTTTCGCACCCGCGTCCTCGCGAACGATGCGCAGCTGCGGATCGCCGACGTGAGCGCGCAGATCGACGTGGCGCTGGCGCTCGAGCTCGCTGACGGCTTCCTCGCGCTGCCGTTTGAGACGCGCGCGGTGTACAGCCGGGCGCCGGTGTCGACGCGCGGCCCGAGCCTGGACGTGCTGGCCCGCTGGGGCGCGGCGCACGCGCGCGAGGGCGTCGTGGCCGGCGACGAGCTGGCGCGCTTGGGCGGACGCGACCGGCTCATGATCGACGAGGACCGCTCGCGCTTGGCGACGTTGTATCTCTGGTTAGCGCAGCGCTTCCCCGACGTGTACGTGAACGCCCACTTCATCGCGGAGCTGCGGGACGAAGCCGACGCGGGGATTCAAGCGACGCTGCGCGCACGGGGCTCGCACGCGCCGCACGCGACGGTTCCACCGCCGCGCCGCACAATCGTGCGCCGGCCGCCACGCCCGTCGTATCCGAAGCCGCGTCGCCGGCACTGA
- a CDS encoding helix-turn-helix transcriptional regulator, which produces MSCSTDANTGNARSELATFLRTKRKQITPSTYGFMANGKRRTVGLRREEVAELANVGSTWYTWLEQGRDIRPSVRVLSNIAAVLQLNTVETQYLFELAGRPPQHPDVADDVGEQPSLRDVVDEFRCPAFVRNGRYDILVWNREFAAIFGMRPNAQALERNFLWRLLRQEWGPAHLANFEPLARACVADFRMTYARRGAPPSFAALAEQLNAISPLFVKWWAEYAVDEIHEVLQPVEHDRAGELLLRFKQFDVVEQPGLKLVLFSPQTGSDTAEKIALLGGSSA; this is translated from the coding sequence ATGAGTTGCTCAACGGACGCGAACACGGGTAACGCGCGATCAGAGTTGGCGACGTTCTTGCGAACCAAACGCAAGCAAATCACACCGAGTACGTACGGGTTCATGGCAAACGGGAAGCGTCGCACCGTCGGCCTGCGCCGCGAGGAAGTGGCCGAGCTCGCCAACGTCGGCTCGACCTGGTACACCTGGCTCGAACAGGGCCGCGACATTCGCCCGTCGGTGCGCGTCCTCAGCAACATCGCCGCGGTCCTTCAACTCAACACGGTGGAGACGCAGTATCTCTTCGAGCTGGCGGGCCGCCCGCCGCAACATCCGGACGTCGCCGACGACGTCGGCGAGCAACCGTCGCTGCGCGACGTCGTCGACGAGTTCCGCTGTCCGGCGTTCGTGCGCAACGGACGGTACGACATCTTGGTCTGGAACCGGGAATTCGCCGCGATCTTCGGGATGCGGCCGAATGCGCAGGCCCTCGAGCGCAACTTCCTCTGGCGGCTGCTGCGCCAGGAATGGGGGCCGGCACACCTTGCGAATTTCGAACCTCTGGCGCGCGCGTGCGTCGCGGACTTTCGCATGACGTACGCGCGGCGCGGCGCGCCGCCGTCATTCGCCGCGCTGGCCGAGCAGCTCAACGCGATCAGCCCGCTGTTCGTGAAGTGGTGGGCGGAGTATGCGGTCGACGAGATCCACGAAGTGCTGCAGCCGGTCGAGCACGACCGCGCCGGCGAGCTGCTGCTGCGGTTCAAGCAATTCGACGTCGTCGAGCAGCCGGGGCTCAAGCTGGTTCTGTTCTCTCCGCAAACCGGCAGCGACACCGCCGAGAAGATCGCACTCCTCGGGGGGAGCAGCGCCTGA
- a CDS encoding BlaI/MecI/CopY family transcriptional regulator, with protein MRCPLGREKRKPLTKAELRVMEVLWTLRSATVADVQAAISEPLAYTTVLTMLRILEQKGFVQRQADARAHSYFPVVERDDAVGSAVGDLVQSFFANSKGELAVRLVAESRPSDAELAKLKELISRYEEENP; from the coding sequence GTGAGGTGTCCGTTGGGCCGCGAGAAGCGCAAACCCCTGACCAAAGCCGAGCTGCGCGTGATGGAGGTCCTGTGGACCCTGCGCAGCGCCACCGTCGCCGACGTCCAGGCGGCGATTTCCGAGCCGCTCGCCTACACGACGGTGCTCACCATGCTGCGCATCCTCGAGCAGAAGGGCTTCGTGCAGCGCCAGGCCGACGCGCGTGCCCACAGCTACTTCCCGGTCGTCGAGCGCGACGACGCCGTCGGTTCGGCGGTCGGCGATTTGGTGCAGTCGTTCTTCGCCAACAGCAAGGGCGAGCTGGCGGTGCGGCTGGTCGCGGAGTCGCGGCCTTCCGACGCCGAGCTGGCCAAGCTCAAAGAGCTGATCTCGCGCTATGAAGAGGAGAACCCATGA